ATAGGTTACTGATGGATAAATGAAGGCTGCGTTTATTCTGAACtttgatggtgttccagtttgccaatgctgctgttacgcaaaataccagaaatgggttggtttttataaagggggtttatttggttacaaagttagagatctacagtcataaaagtgtccaaaccaaggcataaacatgagtataccttcactgaagaaaggcccttgacatctggaaaacctctgttagctcggaaggcacgggTCTGGCATCTGCTCGCTcttaggttgcgtttcaaaaaaggtgttcttgtgacagtgtgactgtgaaaaccttgtggatcgcactccctttatccagtgtatggatggatgagtagaaaaatggggacaaaacctaaatgaaaaatatggtgggatgggggtggtgatttgggagttctttttttatttttattttttgttcttattctgattctttctggtgtaaggtgttcaaaaatagattgaggtgatgaatgcacaactataagatgataccgtgaacagttgattgtacaccatggatgattgtatggtatgtgagtatatctcaataaaactgaatttaaaaaaaaaaaaaaagatgttctccaaagtgtctctgcatcagcttcttgtggcaaactctgggctagtatctccaaagcgtcagcaaaagtctgctttcaatggccatctccaaaatgtctcctttAGCTGCAGcaacactgagttccttctgtctgagttcttacagggctccggtaaactaaccaaggatgggtggggccacacctctatagaaataatctaatcaaaggtattacccacagtttggtggaTCACAGcttcatgaaaacaacctaatccaaaattccaacctaatcaacactaatacatctgcccccacaagactgcattaaggaatatggcattttgggggatataatacatctgcccccacaagattgccttaaggaatatggcattttgggggacataatacatccaaaccagcacagacggCATACCTAGTGATTAAATCAGACCATTAAAAAAGACCAAGTCATCTCAATTATcaagtttctaatttttaaattcttgggTGACACAGAAATTCGATACCTGAAAAAAATCTtgttagcttttaaaaaatgaaatagctcTTTGACAATGGTTTCTGAGTGCTCACACAAGGATCACATCCAATCCTGTCTCCTTTCAATGAGTAACAGTAAACATTTTGGTATAATTTAGAAAGTAACAGAGGCAGACTTTATTTCAGTCTGATGCATGATACAAGACTTTAAAATTCTTAATCCTTACAATTTTGCCTCAAGTCTTACTCTGGAAGATTTAGCATTTAAGATAAGATataagacttttcttttttaatttttaacctaCCTTAAGTTCAACATTTGGGGTGTTGGAAAATTTACAAGGGAAAAGAACCCGAATAACTGCATTATTTATGTTTCTTTGAATTACTGAAGTATTTTCAAGAACTTTATGTCTAGATACCATGGTAATGAAGTGTTAGCAAATTTAAGGCACAAAGCTGGCTTTGTATTTGAGGACATGCTAGACCTAGAAAACCAAAGCCATGAGCTGCATTTAGatccctcagttcttccatgaTAAACAAGCAGTATTTGAATCTACTAATGCATATTAAAGTGGTTAGTCACATTTGCAAATTATTATATATCGCATATCAGTATAGTCTCCAAAATACCAGGTATAAGTTCTCTTTTCCATCCCTGGTGAAATAGACCTCTGGCCTAGGCCCTTGGGAGTAGTATGCCACAATTATGTGGACAGCAAACAAACCTTAGGAGTTGTGGAGTGGGAGACTGAAGAAGAGAGTCACTATTTCAGAGAAAACCCAAGGGGaacaaaaatgaggaaatgggGGGTGTGTATGGGAacactgtactttctgcatgatttttctgtaaacctataactgctctaaaaatagtttttaatgaGGAAAGAgaccttttaacattttttatttaaaatatttttgaaagatgtaTATACAATGatacaatatatacatatatattaggtATGTGCAGTTTAaagaacaataataaaacaatacCTTGTGCACACCACTCAGCGTAAGAAACAGAAGACTACCAGCACCTTTGAAGCTTTCTAAGTGCCTCTCCTGCTAGCATCCTCCAGAAGTAACCTCCAGAGGTAGCCACTTTCCTGAATTTCATGTTTATCACCCTCTTACTGTTTGCTAccaaatgtgtatgtatatttccctaaaaaaaaatgtgtttttgtctgtttttgaatTCTATAAAAATAGGATCATACTGTATATATTCATCTATGGCTATTCCATATTGTTTTAAGTTTTATCCATATAattctaattcattcattttcactgctgtttAGCATACATTGTTTGAATATGCAATTAGGTATCCATTCTCTTATCGATGGATATTTTGGTTGTCTCcagttttttgctattataagtaTGCTGCTGTGAACCTTCTTATACATGTCTCCTGGTGTACATGTGCAAGTATTTTTCCAGAGTATTCAGCTAGAAGTGGAATCACTGGTTATATGCCTGTTCAACTTCACTGAGCAATTCCTAACTGTTTTGATGCGGTGAAGGCTGATGTAAATGTTGCAGTTTTGGATACATTGATGAGcttcaaatgaaaggaaaagaagagagtaCAGAGGGTTTGGAGAGGGAGAAAACAATAATTGTAATCATAGAAAACATTGTTTACCATGTGCAAGGCAGTATTTTAAGCAGAATGAGTGCCTTGGTGGTCACACCCTTGATTGCAGTAACTCACTCATTCCAAACCTGGTTACATTTATCAAGCTGGTCTGCTTCCATCTTTAGTTTTCAATAATCCTGTGTTCTAGAAAACCCTCAGTCCTGAGGATCAGTGACCCAAACCCGAATAAGGCTCTGAAAAGAGCCCATTTTCTCTAAGGCCTTTGGACACAAGATTGACCCAAGCAAACCTAGGTCATCCATTGAGATATGCAGACATTACAGGAAACCCATGGTTCCAGCCCACAAGGAACCAAAGCCAACCTTGGAAATGAAGCCGCCTGAACAGCAGTTTCAGTCACTGCATTTAGCTGCCTCTGCTTCTCATACTGCTGGAAGGAATATAAATTGGTATAACCGTTTTGGAGGACAGTTTGATGTTACCTATCaatcagtatttatttatttatttatttatttattttttgtcgggaagtttatttctttatttttgtttttacttagcttctctgtggctttattttctatctttttttcttttcttttcttccctctgccccttttctctatCAATCAGTATTTAAAGGTATTGACTCCATACACTTAAAAATTGTTCTATAGAAACATTGATACAAGTGTGGAAGGAAATAAGGATGTTCACTACAGTTTGTTTGTAATAATGAAAAGCTGTAAACATCTAAAATTCCACCAATTGGGGATGGGTTAAATTATAGTACAGTTACACAGTGTAGCACAATgcagatatttatatatatatatatatatattagagaaAAATCAAGTTGCAGAACAATTTGTATGGCatgatccattttaattttaaaaatgtgtatatatacatgtatatttatacacacacacacattttgcatCTATGAATAGAAAAAAGTTGGGAAGGAGACCACTTAATTATTAATAGTGACTACTTCTAGCCTAGGAGTAAGGAGAAGGAAGCTATAAtaagaattaaatttttaaaaggaaggatACCATTCTCTATGGGGAGGAAAAGCACATTCAAGCACAACCAACTGTTAACTACAGAAAAGATCAACTGAGTTCAGCCTGAACTCCTGAAGTGCAGGGAGCAGGTACCTTTTTCACAGGTTATGTGTAAATATTCTAGCATCTAGCACAGCATTTGActggcacatacacacacacacacacacacatacacacagctcCATTTTAAAAGTGTCTACAGACTAGTGGAGTCATTGTAATTAGGACCTCAACTTGTTTTGAGTAGACCCTTTAAAGTAAAGCCATCCAACAgaatttctgtgatgatggaaatgttctatatctgggctatccaatatggtagccactagacCAAGTggctattgaacacttgaaatgtggctactgcaaatgaggaaatgcatttttaattttatttcattttaattaatttaagtttaaatagccacatggGACTAGTGTTGGACAATGCAACTCTGAAGAATCTGATGAAATATATACTCTTTTCTcagaaaaatacacatacacaaaacttTGTGTGCAATTTCAAGAGATCCAAGGACCTTCTCATGTCCATCCATGTGTGCCTAGATCAAGAACCCCAGGgctagagaaggaaagaaaacagaactgaagagctGAGATAGAAAATGAGCAAAGGCTAATGCTCTCATTCAGAATCCTAGAAGGCACCACACAGAATGTGTATTAACTGATCTCTGGTCTTCTCTGCATTGTGCTGTGCACTCCATACTGTGTTGTGCGAGAACCACATCTATCTTGTTCACCATTAAATAAACAAACCTTAGTGTAAATCTAGCACATAGTTGGCACTCAAATGCATACTGAACGAATGTTACCGGCATCTAATTCTTCCCAGTCCTAAGAATCCAGAGCTTCTGAATTAAGGAGGGTCTCAGTGAAAAGGGGAGCTCCCTGGTTCATGAGGTAGAGAAAGGATTTTCACAAAGTTGAGCAGATACTCAGAACCATGAGAATCCTGTCACCCAGGCTATTCCTATGCCTCACATTTCAAGAGTCCCTTGTGATACATAAGCCATGCAAAGGTTTCAACAGTCAGTGACAGTGAGCCATATGCTGGGACCAGAGTGCCAAATATCCCCAAAGCAGCATCTCTCCTTGGGTGTCTCTTCCTATACCTTCTCTAGCTCTAAAATATTCCTGCTTTTTGTCTTATTGCTCCTCTACCTGAAATCCTTCTCTTATGTCTCTACAGGGCAAACTCTTAACTCATTGTTAAATGCCTCTTCCTCTGAGAAGTCTGTGATGACACTTCCAGACAGAATTATGCCTTCTCTCCACTGGTTCCTTTTGCATTTCGCACGTTTCATCATGTGTGCTCTACCAAGGCAGGGGCCAGTCATTCATCTGTGTATCCCAGCATTAAATGTTTGGTGTAAATAGATGCTTAACAATTATCATGAACCactaaaaaaatacacacaattgCTATTTCCCCACAAACATTACTACTGCTCAATATGTGGTCAAAGGCTATGGATTAGCTATTAGCGAGCCTATCTCATTCACCCTGAAAACAAAATCCATGGTTCTATATATAGGTAttccaaagaaataggaaatacaTGACAAGTATAACagaagggacagaaagtagaagtTTCTGCCTGAACGGAAGAGAATTCAAAGGGCTGTCCAAGAAGAAAGACAGGGCAATAAACAAGCAGGAAGAACTTTGTTAACACgaaaaagggaatatatgaaacagCTATCATCATCATACACAATGATAAAGGACTGAAAGTTTttccactaagatcaggaacaagacaaggtacCTATTTTGCTACTTCTATTCAATTATACTGAAGTTCtagaaaaattaggcaagaaaaagaaataaaaggcatcctagttggaaagaagtaaaattatctctatttgcacatgacatgatcgtatatatattttttaaaaatcctgaagaatccaCCAAAAAAACTatgaaagctaataaattcagcagttACAGTATATACAAAGTCAATACATAAATATCAGTTCTATTTCTACACACTATCAATGagcaattcaaaaatgaaatcaagaaaacaattctactTACAATAacatcaaagaataaaatattgaggagcaaatttaaccaaggagatgaatgacttgtacattgaaaactacaaatcattgctgATTTCAGAGAGCTGATGATTCTTTTATTGTGGCCATCTTGGCACACCTTAATAGCCCACGCAGTGGGAGGTTTGAAACTTgggttttttcatttgttactaCAAGTTCTTTTACTCATTTATCCTTGTGACTCTAATGATGACTTGACAAATGcagagtgaatggatgaatgaataattgGTTTAATACATAATATTTCACCTCTtgagtccttttcttttttgcagagtaattgtaaatgtatttttacatttttaattgcaCTGGTACATTGAATTGTCAGTGCCTAAACCACTGAACCAACAGCATTTTCTGGCTATTGGATGCCTGATAAGAATGTCTTGATTTTCCCTTGGGAGTCAACTAAATAGAAGGTTGCTCCCCCAGCAGTAGAGCAGGGGGTCGGGGGAAGAGTACATATAATCAATCATTGAAGTcattaccatttaaaaaataaatttataaaaatactaagattaaaagtgaaaaaaaaaactgctgaaagaaattaaagatctaaataaacggAAAGATAGCCTATGTTCAACGACTGGAGGACTTACTATTGTTAAGATGGAAATGctacctaaaatgatttacagattcaatgcaattcccatcaaaatctCAACAGGTGAGATTcccaaaggagccaagaggtcactcaggtgggcactcttacgcacaatatagacaacgctttttaggttctaacgaattggaatagctagcagtaaatacctgaaactattgaactacaacccagaacccatgaatcttgaagacgattgtataaaaatgtagcttatgaggggtgacaatgtgattgggaaagccatatggaccacactctcctttgtccagtgtatggatgaatgagtagaaaaatgggggctaaaaaaaaggcatccagtgttctttttttactttaattgttctttttcactttaatttttcttattatttttgtgtgtgtggtaatgaaaatgttccaaaattaatgttggtgatgaatgtataactatataatggtactgtgaacaattgaatgtactgctttgtatgactgcatggtatgtgaatgtatctcaataaaaatgaattaaaaaaaaaaaaacaaaactcaacagGCTTTTTTGCGGAAATGGagaagctgatcctaaaattcacatggGATTGCAcaggaccccaaatagccaaaataatcttgaaaaagaggaagaaaattggaggactcacacttccctattTCAAACCTTACTACAAAGCTGCAGTATTCAAAACAAGGTGGTACTGGCATGAGGATAgacacagatcaatggaataaaattgacaGTACAGAAATAAACCTGTATATCTACcgtcaattgattttgacaagagtGCAAAGACCATTTAATATGTTTAGAAacatttcttcaataaatggtgatgaaacaactggatatctacatgcaaaagaatgaagatggacccctactCCACAgcatagacaaaaattaactccaaatatatcaaagacctaaatgcaagAGCTAAAACatagaactcttagaagaaaagaaagggataCATCTTCATGAACTTGAATTGGCAATGGATGCTTAAATTCAaaaaccaaaagcacaagaagcaaaagaaaacacagataaatcAGACTTCATCTATTGaaaaacttttgtatatcaaagaacactatcaataaagtgaaaagaaaacctatagaatggaagaaaatatttcgaaacatatctaataagggtcgagtatccagaatacataaaacaCTTAtaagtcaataataaaaagacaaacaacaaacaacccaaaaatggtcaaaggactagaacagacatttctccaaagatatgcaaatggccaacaAGTACACGACATTATTAGTcataacagaaatgcaaatcaaaaccacaatgaaagaTTACTTTATGCCCACTAGgatgacaatagtacaaaaaaaaaaaaataggaaataacaaGTGCtcgcaaggatgtggagaaactagaaccCTGGTAGATTGCTTATGGTAATGTAAAAATAGTGTAGCCACTATAAAacaagtttggcagttcctcaaaaagttaaacatagaattatcatgtgatctggcaattccactcttaggcaTATATATTCAAAGAAGAAGTAacagagattcaacaaaatcttgtacacaaatgttcatagcagcactattcaaaaagtagaaacaacccaaatgctgaatcctgatgaatggatatataaaatggagtatatatgtacaatggaatataattcagccataaaaagaatgaagtactgattcatgcaaggatgaaccttaaaaacatcatGGTAAAgtgaaagccagacacaaaagatcacatattatatgattccatttatatgaactgtccagaataggtaaaccCATAAAGAAAGCAGATTAATGATTACAAGGGACTTGGGGAGAGGGGGAAAGGAGAGTGACTGTTAATAGGTACATCGGGATTTCCTCTTGcgtaataaaaatattatgtaacTAGATAGAAGTAATGGTAGCAGAACACTGTGAAtctactaaatgccactgaactgtgtACTTTAAAACAGTTCATTACATGTTatatgaattttacctcaataaaaaagaaacaaaccaacaagcactaaaaaaacaaacacatgagGTGTTAGAAAGGAGGGATGTATTTACAAACCAAAAAGTCCCAAACACCAAGGAAAGGAAGCAACGAGGTAGCGAGTATGAGCAAGTCCCTTTCGAGCCCATCTTCCTTCCTGTAGAGACCCTGAGTAACAGCCAATGGATTCAGCCCCTGCCCCTTCAGCCCATTCCTGCCCCAACCCAAAAATCAATTCCTCCAATGGCCACAGCCCTCAGTCTTCTTGCCAGTCATCCTGTGCCCAGGCAGGCATAGGTGAAAAGTACTCAAAGCCTGGCCCTTTATAGCGTCGGGCATGCAGGAACATCACAAGGTCCTGGGGTAAGGGGTCCTGTCGTACCAGCCGGCACTCAGCACAGAGGGGATCTGTCTCTTGATTTACAACATCTGCTTCAGCTGCCGCCCCTGATGCCACTGCCACCTTGTCCATATCTTGAGGGGCTTTCTCAACTGCTCCATCCATCTTCTTGGCAGCTGCAGCCAACTCTTCCAGACTGTCCTTGTCCGGCTCTGAGGAGGGGGCTGTTGAGTTTGTGAGTCCTGGGGACAGGTCGCTCTCACAGAGCTCCAGCACATCCAGACTCTGTTTGGCCTGATGCTCTGCCACCAGGTCCCGAAGCAGTTCTTCATCTGTCTTGGGAATGTAGCCACCCCGGCCACGGGAGGGGCCCCAGGCAACTGAGTTGTAGATGGGGTCATTGATGATGGGGTGGCCCAGGAACTGGAGGTGGACTCGGATCTGGTGGGTGCGGCCTGTGAGTGGCAAACACTGCACCACACTGGAGCGGCCACTGTAACTCAGCCTTTGGAACACTGTCTCACAGGGTTTGCCCTGGGGATCCACACGGCACACTCCCACCTTGTAAGACACCACTAGGATGGGTTCCTTGCAGGTCACTTCCTCGGCGGGGAACTCCCCCTCAACTCGGCACACATACTCCTTCTCCAGCTGCacaggagagaagagggagaaagtcAGCACAAAGCCTAAACTCCTGGAGCCCAGATCCTCTGTGGAGTAATTAGGAATGCACCAGTATCAAAGGATTCAAACCCCAGCTCCACATTGGCCAGCTGTGTGATCCCGGGACATCATTTTATCTCTTTAAGTTCCATTAAATCATCTAGAAAATGTGAAATTAGAAAAGCATTTATCTCACAGGGCTGTTGTAAGGATTCAATAACTTAGGCTCTAATGTGCTTGGCAACAAGCCTGGTATACAGCAAGACCTCAATAAATGCATTATACTCCAGATTCAGAATTACAAATCTCAAGACCACAATCAAGACTATTAACTTCTTCTACACAGGCTTCTTCCAATTTCACCCAGAATTTTTCCACTATGGAGGCTCTCCCCACAATCTTAAAATCTTGCTTGGCCTATCAGTActttaaaacttttgctttttAGAAAGTATCAAGATGGCAGTGTATGGTGATAATAAACCTGCCTTTGGCACTTTAGGTGTTCACCTTCTTGGAGGCAAGAGGTGATAATAACCTGCCTTTGGCACTTTAGGTGTTCACCTTACTGGAGGCAAGATAAACATGAAGACTCCCCTGAAATCTAGAACTTAGCGACACTCTTTTGATATAGACCACTCTACAGTTCTGGAAGTGGCTTGCagcagacaagagcagagctcaCCTGCCGGTCTCGAACCTGCTCATGTATTCTCTCAGAGACAGCAGCTGTCTTGGCAAACATGAGCACCCCGGAGGTAAGGCGGTCAAGACGATGCAGTGGGTGTAGCTCCTTAAGTTGGTGCTCCTTGCCCAGGATGAAGATAACTGTATTGTGTCGGAAACGGCCACAGGGGTGGACAGGAATGGAAGAAGGCTTGTCCACAACCACTACCTCTTCGTTCTCGGCTAGAAGGCGGACAGGCTCTGCTGTGACTGGTGGCTCATGCCTGTGCACAGTATTCCGCAAAAAGTCATTGTCCTGCCAAAGACACAGGCAACCAGTCAGTGCAGGGGCCAGAAGTGTGTAATTGGTCAACTTCACACCCAGGTTCCCCTGTTCCTGGCCCAAATGTTAAAGTATACACCAATTATGCAGCTAAATGATGTCACAGAGGTACACTTTTATTGACAGTACATCCTTAAGCAGAAAAAGCAATGTGCATAGTGTGTTCTTATTTTGTAAAAAC
The Choloepus didactylus isolate mChoDid1 chromosome 4, mChoDid1.pri, whole genome shotgun sequence DNA segment above includes these coding regions:
- the RPUSD2 gene encoding RNA pseudouridylate synthase domain-containing protein 2: MWLGGRRSVLVNGRWYFALWHLIFARIWSGCRGPMAEALSTRAEAADALRAPSQQNGEAGGDVRGERLTEPVGPEVELAQGSAEQASAAIPGPGPGKRKKRRGATGERVVPPPKKRRTGVSFSDEHFAETSYYFEGGLRKVRPYYFDFRTYCKGRWVGHSLLHVFSTEFRAQPLAYYEAAIRAGRLHLNEEPVQDLSIVLKDNDFLRNTVHRHEPPVTAEPVRLLAENEEVVVVDKPSSIPVHPCGRFRHNTVIFILGKEHQLKELHPLHRLDRLTSGVLMFAKTAAVSERIHEQVRDRQLEKEYVCRVEGEFPAEEVTCKEPILVVSYKVGVCRVDPQGKPCETVFQRLSYSGRSSVVQCLPLTGRTHQIRVHLQFLGHPIINDPIYNSVAWGPSRGRGGYIPKTDEELLRDLVAEHQAKQSLDVLELCESDLSPGLTNSTAPSSEPDKDSLEELAAAAKKMDGAVEKAPQDMDKVAVASGAAAEADVVNQETDPLCAECRLVRQDPLPQDLVMFLHARRYKGPGFEYFSPMPAWAQDDWQED